In a single window of the Desulfovibrio mangrovi genome:
- a CDS encoding TraR/DksA family transcriptional regulator has product MTEAERDIIRQKILHEIERLKPEIERLKEITKPVPPDDAIGRISRMDNIVNNSVNKAALSKAASRLAGLEYALGQTGHPDFGTCVECGTTIPTARLLAMPESAMCVACAE; this is encoded by the coding sequence ATGACGGAAGCTGAAAGAGACATCATCCGCCAGAAGATTCTCCATGAAATTGAAAGATTGAAGCCAGAGATAGAAAGGCTGAAAGAAATCACCAAGCCCGTTCCTCCGGACGACGCCATTGGCCGCATTTCGCGCATGGACAACATCGTGAACAACAGCGTGAACAAGGCGGCGCTCAGCAAGGCCGCATCTCGTCTTGCCGGACTTGAGTATGCACTGGGGCAGACAGGGCATCCCGACTTCGGCACCTGCGTGGAGTGCGGCACGACCATTCCCACAGCACGCCTGCTCGCCATGCCGGAATCCGCCATGTGCGTAGCCTGCGCGGAGTAG
- a CDS encoding DsrE family protein, producing the protein MQVLITISSPDPEIKWNAVRFGNFLLEQGDDVTIFLNGPGVDLLQGDCEQYPIAEQAKVFTLNEGVLHGUGKCITTHGVGENPFVTFSNMPFLYKAMGEADKIMNF; encoded by the coding sequence ATGCAGGTGTTAATCACTATTTCCAGCCCCGATCCGGAAATCAAATGGAACGCTGTTCGCTTCGGCAACTTTCTGCTTGAGCAGGGCGATGACGTCACAATTTTTCTAAACGGTCCCGGCGTGGATCTTCTGCAAGGGGATTGCGAGCAGTATCCCATCGCCGAACAAGCCAAGGTCTTTACGCTGAATGAGGGCGTGCTGCATGGCTGAGGCAAATGCATTACCACCCACGGTGTGGGTGAAAATCCCTTCGTCACTTTCTCCAACATGCCCTTCCTTTACAAGGCCATGGGAGAAGCCGACAAGATAATGAACTTCTAG
- the satP gene encoding acetate uptake transporter, translated as MEQKLANPAPLGLMGFGMTTILLNIHNAGFFPISSMILAMGFFYGGIAQIIAGIMEFKKGNTFGLTAFTSYGLFWLTLVALIVMPKMGLSDPTPVAYMGWYLAMWGVFTFFMFLGTLKSNTVLKFIFLSLTVLFFLLAARDFTGSELIGTLAGWEGIVCGASAFYLAMADVLNDVYGKTVLPIG; from the coding sequence ATGGAACAGAAGCTGGCCAATCCGGCACCGCTGGGGTTGATGGGGTTCGGTATGACGACGATTCTGCTGAACATTCACAACGCCGGATTCTTCCCCATCAGCTCGATGATTCTGGCTATGGGATTCTTTTACGGCGGTATCGCGCAGATCATTGCGGGTATCATGGAATTTAAGAAGGGCAACACGTTCGGCCTGACTGCCTTCACCTCGTACGGCCTTTTCTGGCTTACGCTGGTGGCCCTGATCGTCATGCCCAAGATGGGGCTGAGCGATCCTACGCCCGTGGCCTACATGGGCTGGTACCTGGCCATGTGGGGCGTTTTCACCTTCTTCATGTTCCTTGGCACGCTCAAGAGCAACACCGTGCTCAAATTCATCTTCCTGTCTCTGACGGTGCTGTTCTTCCTGCTGGCTGCACGCGATTTTACCGGCAGTGAGCTCATCGGTACGCTGGCGGGCTGGGAAGGTATTGTTTGCGGCGCTTCCGCATTCTATCTCGCCATGGCGGATGTGCTGAACGACGTGTACGGCAAGACCGTGCTGCCTATCGGCTAG
- a CDS encoding AMP-binding protein: MQSLEKQTLQAVLDRSAAKFANEPAVSYVGGEVITYVEFAETVASLSRMLGEYGVVHGDKVAILSESCPHWSMAYFAITCMGAVAVPILPDFHPDAIHHILRHSESRIVFVSEKLYPKLEDGQFDEQPQCILMETFSLVGLDAGKDKLKEIKKTGLREFRKWKDKALRMAERFSERVNSKLGDEAGAGVPEKSLEERRYEAKPDDVAAIIYTSGTTGHSKGVVLTHSNIVSNAVSVVETIIKVGPGDRLLSILPLSHTYECTLGMLLPLAHGAHIYYMDKPPTARALLPALSQVRPTIMLSVPLVIEKIFKTAILPKLTGTWLKRNLYRIPAVRKKLNAIAGKKLLTTFGGCLRMFCIGGAALAPDVELFLREAGFPYGLGYGLTETSPLCAGDAPGKAKLYSIGKPLHGVEIRIMDKDPATGEGEIAVKGPNVMREYYKAPEITKATFTADGWFLTGDLGKLDADGHLTIKGRLKNVIVGPSGENIYPEEIEGVIMQSPWVLECIVYQMDGKLVARVHIDYAKADEEFGSLPAAKMQAKVSEVLEALRQEVNGKVSAFSKLQKVIEQTEPFEKTPTHKIKRYLYVD, from the coding sequence ATGCAGTCACTGGAGAAGCAGACGCTTCAGGCTGTGCTGGATCGAAGCGCAGCGAAGTTTGCGAACGAACCGGCAGTTTCGTATGTGGGCGGAGAGGTCATAACTTACGTTGAATTCGCTGAAACCGTAGCCAGCCTGAGCCGGATGCTGGGAGAATATGGTGTTGTGCACGGCGACAAGGTTGCCATTCTTAGCGAGAGCTGCCCGCATTGGTCCATGGCCTATTTCGCCATCACCTGCATGGGGGCTGTGGCGGTACCCATTCTGCCGGATTTCCACCCCGACGCCATCCACCATATTCTGCGCCATTCGGAATCTCGCATCGTTTTTGTTTCGGAAAAGCTGTATCCGAAGCTGGAGGACGGTCAGTTCGATGAGCAGCCTCAGTGCATTCTCATGGAGACCTTTTCTCTGGTCGGGCTGGACGCAGGCAAGGACAAACTCAAGGAAATCAAGAAGACCGGCCTGCGTGAATTCCGCAAGTGGAAGGACAAGGCCCTGCGCATGGCGGAGCGCTTCTCCGAGCGAGTGAACAGCAAGCTGGGGGACGAGGCCGGCGCCGGCGTTCCGGAGAAGTCTTTGGAAGAAAGACGCTACGAGGCGAAACCCGACGATGTGGCTGCCATCATCTACACCTCCGGCACCACCGGCCATTCCAAGGGGGTAGTGCTTACGCACAGTAATATCGTTTCCAACGCCGTGAGCGTGGTGGAAACGATCATCAAGGTCGGCCCCGGAGACAGACTGCTTTCCATTCTGCCGCTTTCCCACACCTACGAGTGCACGCTGGGCATGTTGTTGCCGCTGGCCCACGGCGCACATATCTACTACATGGACAAGCCGCCCACGGCCCGTGCGCTGCTGCCCGCGCTGTCACAGGTGCGACCCACAATCATGCTCTCCGTGCCGCTGGTTATCGAAAAGATTTTCAAGACCGCCATCCTGCCCAAGCTCACGGGAACGTGGCTCAAGCGCAATCTCTATCGCATTCCCGCCGTACGCAAGAAGCTGAACGCCATTGCAGGCAAGAAGCTGCTGACCACCTTCGGCGGTTGTCTGCGCATGTTCTGTATCGGCGGTGCGGCCCTTGCTCCGGATGTGGAATTGTTCCTGCGCGAGGCAGGATTCCCCTACGGGCTCGGCTACGGACTGACCGAAACCAGCCCCTTGTGCGCGGGCGATGCTCCGGGCAAGGCCAAGCTCTATTCCATCGGCAAGCCGTTGCACGGCGTTGAGATACGCATCATGGACAAGGACCCTGCCACCGGCGAGGGTGAAATCGCCGTAAAGGGCCCCAACGTGATGCGCGAATACTACAAGGCGCCGGAGATAACCAAGGCCACTTTCACTGCAGACGGCTGGTTCCTCACCGGTGACCTTGGCAAGCTGGATGCCGACGGGCACCTTACCATCAAGGGGCGTCTCAAGAACGTGATTGTCGGCCCCAGCGGTGAGAATATCTATCCTGAAGAAATCGAAGGCGTAATCATGCAGTCGCCATGGGTGCTGGAATGCATCGTCTATCAGATGGACGGCAAGCTGGTGGCCCGCGTGCACATAGATTACGCCAAGGCTGACGAAGAGTTCGGCAGCCTGCCTGCGGCCAAGATGCAGGCCAAGGTGAGTGAGGTGCTGGAAGCGTTGCGACAGGAAGTGAACGGCAAGGTTTCCGCCTTCTCCAAGCTGCAGAAGGTCATTGAGCAGACCGAACCTTTCGAAAAGACGCCGACCCACAAGATCAAACGCTATCTCTACGTGGATTAG
- a CDS encoding Dabb family protein, translating to MIKHIVWWSLKEEAAGATAAENCEKMVAMLRNLEGKIPTLDSIEVSTQFLGSTTEEPIQVILQSTHNDEDGLKAYAVHPEHMKCVEFIKQIVATRKAIDYVI from the coding sequence ATGATTAAGCATATTGTCTGGTGGTCGCTGAAGGAAGAAGCAGCAGGCGCAACCGCCGCCGAAAACTGCGAAAAGATGGTTGCCATGCTCCGCAATCTGGAAGGGAAGATTCCGACTCTGGACAGCATTGAGGTTTCCACCCAGTTCCTCGGCTCCACCACGGAAGAACCCATTCAGGTGATTCTGCAGTCCACCCACAACGACGAAGACGGCCTGAAAGCCTATGCCGTGCACCCCGAGCACATGAAGTGCGTGGAGTTCATCAAGCAGATCGTCGCCACCCGCAAGGCTATCGACTACGTGATCTAA